One genomic window of Acidobacteriota bacterium includes the following:
- the treS gene encoding maltose alpha-D-glucosyltransferase, translated as MGNSNRNVKRRRKLNDDPLWFKDAIFYEIYVRGFFDSNSDGVGDFRGLTEKLDYLEWLGIDCIWLLPMYASPLRDGGYDISDYLVMLPEYGDVKDFKRFLDTAHKRGIRVIADLVLNHTSDQHPWFQASRRSPDSPKRDWYVWNDTDQKYTDARIIFIDTERSNWTWDEQAGAFYWHRFFRHQPDLNYDNPEVQRAMLDVLSFWMEMGIDGFRLDAIPYLFEREGTNCENLPETHAFIKRLRAHVDQHYPGRVLLAEANQWPEDVVDYFGDGDECHMAYHFPIMPRLFMALSQEDRRPIVEILERTPPIPENCQWGTFLRNHDEMTLEMVTDEERDYLYNEYAKDKRMRCNVGIRRRLAPLMDNGRRRIELMHGLIFGLPGSPFLYYGDEIGMGDNIYLGDRDGVRTPMQWSTDRNAGFSRADFAQLYFPVIMDPVYGFQSVNVEAQMRTSSSLLHWVQRSIEMRRQHPVFSRGSLEFIKPQNRKIFAFTRHYLGETVLCVYNLSRSPQSVELDLSKYESRIPVEMSGDVVFPRISKLPYQLSFNEYGFFRFLLKEDTKR; from the coding sequence GTGGGGAATTCAAATCGGAATGTAAAACGACGTCGCAAACTCAATGACGATCCACTTTGGTTCAAGGACGCGATTTTTTATGAAATTTATGTGCGCGGCTTTTTCGATTCCAATTCTGATGGCGTTGGCGATTTCCGTGGCCTGACGGAAAAGCTGGACTATCTGGAATGGTTGGGAATTGACTGCATTTGGTTGTTGCCGATGTACGCTTCGCCACTGCGCGACGGTGGGTATGACATTTCGGATTATCTGGTGATGCTGCCGGAATATGGCGACGTCAAAGATTTCAAACGCTTTTTGGATACGGCGCACAAACGCGGGATTCGCGTCATTGCCGACCTGGTGCTCAATCACACATCGGATCAGCACCCCTGGTTTCAGGCATCCCGCCGTTCGCCGGATTCTCCCAAACGCGATTGGTATGTGTGGAACGATACCGACCAGAAATACACCGACGCGCGCATTATTTTTATAGACACGGAACGCTCCAACTGGACGTGGGACGAACAGGCCGGAGCCTTTTACTGGCACCGGTTCTTTCGTCATCAGCCCGATCTGAATTACGACAATCCTGAGGTACAGCGGGCAATGCTGGATGTTCTTTCTTTCTGGATGGAAATGGGCATTGATGGGTTTCGGTTGGATGCAATCCCTTATTTGTTCGAGCGCGAAGGCACAAATTGCGAAAACCTGCCGGAAACACACGCTTTCATTAAACGACTGCGCGCGCATGTTGACCAACATTATCCGGGTCGCGTTTTGCTGGCTGAAGCCAATCAATGGCCTGAAGATGTGGTGGATTATTTTGGCGACGGTGACGAATGCCACATGGCATATCATTTTCCCATCATGCCTCGGCTGTTTATGGCGCTCAGCCAGGAAGATCGCCGCCCGATTGTTGAAATTTTGGAACGCACGCCGCCAATTCCGGAAAACTGCCAATGGGGCACGTTTTTACGCAACCACGACGAAATGACGCTGGAAATGGTGACCGACGAAGAACGGGATTACCTTTACAACGAATATGCCAAAGACAAACGAATGCGCTGCAACGTCGGCATACGGCGGCGACTGGCTCCGCTGATGGACAATGGACGGCGCAGAATCGAATTGATGCACGGATTGATATTCGGTTTGCCGGGCAGCCCGTTTCTTTACTATGGCGACGAAATTGGGATGGGCGACAACATTTACCTGGGCGACCGCGACGGTGTTCGCACCCCTATGCAGTGGTCAACCGACCGCAACGCAGGGTTTTCCCGTGCTGATTTTGCGCAGTTGTATTTTCCGGTGATTATGGACCCGGTTTATGGTTTCCAGTCCGTCAACGTCGAAGCACAAATGCGGACTTCATCTTCGCTGTTGCATTGGGTGCAACGCTCGATTGAGATGCGACGACAACATCCGGTTTTCAGCCGAGGCTCCCTGGAATTCATCAAGCCACAGAATCGGAAAATTTTTGCCTTCACACGTCATTATCTGGGGGAAACCGTGCTCTGTGTTTACAATCTCTCTCGTTCACCGCAATCGGTTGAACTCGATTTAAGCAAGTATGAAAGTCGCATTCCGGTGGAAATGTCCGGAGACGTAGTGTTTCCGCGCATCAGCAAACTGCCGTATCAGCTTTCGTTTAATGAATATGGCTTTTTCAGGTTCTTGCTCAAGGAAGACACGAAACGGTAA
- a CDS encoding DinB family protein, giving the protein MTETHRINSQLKRAYQGPAWHGPSLRELLEGVTAKQAAARPIPAAHSIWELVNHIIAWEQIAKQRLEGNPMKNPPDEVNFPPVINTGETAWQTTLQSLEFSNAALRNAIKNIDDAKLDEAVSEASYSIYALLHGVIQHDLYHAGQIALLKKAFQ; this is encoded by the coding sequence ATGACAGAAACGCATCGCATAAACAGTCAACTGAAGCGCGCCTATCAAGGTCCGGCTTGGCATGGGCCAAGCTTGCGCGAATTATTGGAGGGAGTTACGGCGAAACAAGCCGCTGCTCGACCGATTCCTGCCGCGCACAGCATTTGGGAATTGGTCAATCACATCATCGCCTGGGAACAAATTGCCAAACAGCGATTGGAAGGCAATCCGATGAAAAACCCGCCTGACGAAGTCAACTTCCCGCCGGTCATCAATACCGGCGAAACCGCCTGGCAAACGACCTTGCAGAGCCTGGAATTCAGCAATGCGGCGTTGCGGAATGCAATCAAGAACATTGACGACGCCAAACTGGATGAAGCGGTTTCCGAAGCCAGCTACTCGATCTACGCGCTATTGCACGGCGTCATTCAGCACGATTTGTATCACGCCGGACAGATTGCCCTGTTAAAAAAAGCCTTTCAATAA
- a CDS encoding protein kinase, whose translation MTTEDLANFPSEAQPESWYGMQAGTVLASRYRVERLVSKGGMGAVFEATQLGLDRAVAVKMLLPTLSRDDKIQKRFRREAQSVARLRHPNIIQIYDYGISDHGPYIVMEFARGQSLRQLLRRGALEVEVAVELMEQICSAIASAHIEGIIHRDLKPDNIIIEQHQDKNLHAKVLDFGIAKMREAHAEEADTGMVNLTGANVIGSPAYMSPEQSLGLELDPRSDIYSLGIVLYEMLTGQPPFGKAPAGAMLLHQVNTNPQPARQIRTEIPPALESVLMKSLAKDRNFRFSSATEFAQALRLALEDPDEIVTQINPETGFVADDSFATAVTPTQTPSLTSSLTATHRRRLAILPLRNLAGDAEIEFLGFALADSVISQLAPLKSLIVRPSSAVEKYRNQIVEPRTVGRELQVETILSGSYLKAGDLFRVNVQLIDVHQNEILWQERIDLKFDNVITLQDKICEELIRGLKLKVTTGEQEALKRDEVRNPMAYEFYLRGLDAGTTAEEYRKAVEMLEASVGLEPGYAPAWAALAGRYINGRGYLNDDTMFGKAEIAAKRAVELNPQLPAGYFWLAVYYGENGDLKNALTVCKQLLQAAPNSEYAYQAMGHAYDYAGLPDIALTLFRKAAEINPMTFPYMLGFIQYQKGNYDEARRELLKCPDTCFEKHYWLGVIDSIEGKRDSAIQHLQVLLEAGDTGIFFSTVHAMLCAWEGEIEEGQRILKETFASNLQLGSYHFFIAAEVYSQLGDADSAIEMLGKAAQSGYSNHPFLMSDPLLAPVRETKGFAQVAKSMQNLQTQLQLMLVTG comes from the coding sequence ATGACGACCGAAGATTTGGCGAATTTTCCTTCTGAAGCGCAGCCGGAAAGCTGGTACGGGATGCAGGCTGGAACCGTGCTGGCAAGCCGGTACCGCGTCGAACGATTGGTAAGCAAGGGAGGAATGGGCGCTGTATTTGAGGCCACTCAACTTGGTCTGGACCGCGCCGTCGCCGTTAAAATGCTGCTGCCAACGCTCAGCCGAGATGACAAGATTCAGAAACGATTTCGTCGCGAAGCGCAATCCGTCGCCCGACTCCGGCACCCGAACATCATCCAGATTTACGATTACGGCATCAGTGATCACGGTCCGTACATCGTCATGGAATTCGCTCGCGGTCAAAGCCTTCGCCAACTGTTGCGTCGCGGAGCATTGGAAGTCGAAGTGGCGGTGGAATTGATGGAACAAATTTGTTCAGCCATTGCTTCCGCGCACATCGAAGGCATCATTCACCGCGATTTGAAACCTGACAACATCATCATCGAACAGCACCAGGATAAAAACCTGCATGCCAAAGTTCTGGATTTTGGCATTGCCAAAATGCGTGAAGCACACGCCGAAGAAGCGGATACAGGCATGGTAAATTTAACCGGTGCAAACGTCATTGGGTCTCCGGCATATATGTCGCCGGAACAAAGCCTGGGATTGGAACTGGACCCCCGGTCGGATATTTATTCGTTGGGCATTGTGCTGTACGAAATGCTGACTGGCCAGCCTCCGTTTGGCAAAGCTCCCGCAGGCGCAATGCTGTTACATCAGGTTAATACCAATCCGCAGCCCGCCCGTCAGATACGCACGGAAATCCCGCCCGCGCTGGAATCCGTGTTGATGAAATCGCTAGCCAAAGATCGAAATTTCCGATTCAGTTCAGCTACTGAATTTGCCCAAGCGTTGCGTTTGGCGCTGGAAGACCCGGATGAAATCGTGACGCAAATCAATCCGGAAACTGGATTCGTCGCGGACGATTCTTTTGCCACGGCAGTTACACCGACTCAAACCCCGAGCCTAACCAGCAGCCTGACGGCGACACATCGAAGACGATTGGCAATTTTGCCGCTGCGCAATCTGGCGGGCGACGCCGAAATCGAATTTTTGGGATTTGCGTTGGCAGATAGCGTCATTTCGCAACTCGCGCCGCTGAAATCCCTCATCGTTCGCCCGTCTTCGGCGGTGGAAAAGTACCGTAATCAGATCGTCGAACCGCGAACCGTTGGCCGCGAACTGCAGGTCGAAACCATCCTTTCGGGCAGTTATCTGAAAGCAGGCGACCTGTTTCGCGTCAACGTCCAATTGATTGACGTACACCAAAACGAAATCCTGTGGCAGGAACGCATTGACCTGAAGTTTGACAACGTCATTACGTTACAGGACAAAATCTGTGAAGAGTTGATTCGCGGCCTGAAGCTGAAAGTCACCACCGGCGAACAGGAAGCATTGAAGCGCGACGAAGTCCGAAACCCCATGGCCTATGAATTTTACCTGCGCGGATTGGACGCCGGAACGACTGCCGAAGAATACAGAAAAGCGGTCGAGATGTTGGAAGCTTCCGTCGGATTGGAGCCCGGTTACGCTCCGGCGTGGGCTGCATTGGCAGGACGATACATCAATGGTCGCGGCTATTTGAACGACGATACCATGTTCGGCAAAGCAGAAATTGCCGCCAAACGCGCCGTCGAACTGAATCCACAACTTCCCGCCGGGTATTTCTGGCTGGCGGTGTATTACGGCGAAAATGGCGACCTGAAAAATGCGCTGACAGTTTGCAAACAATTGCTGCAAGCTGCGCCGAACAGCGAATACGCTTACCAGGCAATGGGACACGCCTATGATTATGCCGGATTGCCGGACATCGCGCTGACGCTGTTCCGCAAAGCTGCCGAAATCAACCCGATGACTTTTCCGTACATGCTCGGTTTCATCCAATACCAGAAAGGCAACTATGACGAAGCTCGTCGCGAACTGTTGAAATGTCCGGACACCTGTTTTGAAAAACACTACTGGCTTGGCGTCATTGATTCCATCGAAGGCAAGCGAGATTCTGCCATTCAACATTTGCAAGTTTTGCTTGAGGCCGGAGACACTGGGATTTTCTTTTCGACGGTTCACGCGATGCTCTGCGCGTGGGAAGGTGAGATCGAGGAAGGCCAGCGGATTTTGAAAGAAACATTCGCATCCAATCTCCAACTTGGCAGCTACCACTTTTTCATCGCGGCCGAAGTATATTCACAACTTGGCGATGCGGATTCGGCGATTGAGATGCTGGGAAAGGCGGCGCAATCCGGTTACAGCAACCATCCATTCTTAATGTCTGATCCGTTGTTGGCGCCCGTGCGTGAAACCAAAGGTTTTGCTCAAGTGGCCAAGTCCATGCAAAATCTGCAAACCCAATTGCAGCTCATGCTGGTGACTGGGTAG
- a CDS encoding GAF domain-containing protein gives MTLNLQQKLEDIIREFAADTGSIHLVENGVLILKAHIGLPPHIVPVVSVVPIGKGMAGLAAERNEPVSVCNLQTDESGKFPSGAKATGVNGAIVVPIRDAAGQMQGTLGIGVHRDYEYSQDEIDRLLSLAVGLIKG, from the coding sequence ATGACTTTGAATCTGCAACAAAAACTGGAAGACATCATCCGCGAATTTGCCGCTGACACAGGATCAATTCACCTTGTGGAAAATGGCGTGCTGATCCTAAAGGCTCACATTGGATTGCCTCCGCACATTGTGCCCGTAGTCAGCGTCGTGCCGATTGGCAAAGGAATGGCGGGATTGGCCGCTGAACGCAACGAGCCGGTTTCTGTCTGCAACCTGCAAACTGACGAATCGGGCAAGTTCCCTTCCGGCGCAAAAGCTACGGGCGTCAATGGAGCGATTGTTGTTCCGATCCGTGATGCCGCCGGTCAAATGCAGGGGACGCTGGGAATTGGCGTGCATCGCGATTACGAATACTCACAAGATGAGATTGACCGATTGCTGAGCCTTGCAGTGGGTTTGATCAAAGGCTGA
- a CDS encoding outer membrane beta-barrel protein, which translates to MSKTFFRALLVTSLLMLVGTQINFSQEIPKLEIGAHYTLLRFSDFDANDSGVGARVTFNLTNQIAVEGEYNFFPEKRRNFVDTFYLNSRRYQGLVGVKAGVRGDKVGIFGKLRPGFVHFGEGTFDPTILTFRAVPPTFKSTQFALDAGGVLELYPSRQTVMRFDLGDTLIHFNGDGGRPKFTSHNLQLSAGFGVRF; encoded by the coding sequence ATGAGCAAAACATTTTTTCGTGCTCTTTTGGTGACAAGCCTATTGATGCTGGTTGGAACCCAAATCAACTTTTCACAGGAAATCCCCAAACTGGAAATCGGAGCGCATTACACACTTCTTCGTTTCAGCGATTTCGACGCCAACGATTCAGGCGTTGGCGCGCGGGTCACCTTCAATCTGACGAACCAGATTGCGGTCGAAGGCGAATACAATTTCTTTCCGGAAAAACGCCGAAACTTCGTGGACACGTTTTATCTCAACAGCCGTCGGTATCAAGGATTGGTCGGAGTGAAAGCCGGTGTCCGAGGCGACAAGGTTGGAATTTTTGGCAAACTCAGACCCGGATTTGTTCATTTCGGGGAAGGGACATTTGACCCGACGATTCTGACGTTCCGGGCTGTTCCTCCAACGTTCAAATCCACGCAATTTGCATTGGATGCCGGAGGCGTGTTGGAACTCTATCCATCGCGTCAGACCGTCATGCGCTTTGATTTGGGCGACACCCTCATTCATTTTAACGGTGATGGCGGACGTCCCAAATTTACCAGTCACAATTTGCAACTGAGCGCCGGATTTGGAGTGAGGTTTTAG
- the purH gene encoding bifunctional phosphoribosylaminoimidazolecarboxamide formyltransferase/IMP cyclohydrolase, which produces MKKITRALISVSDKTGLAEFAQQLAAYNVELVSTGGTAKLLRESGLSVRDVSDLTGFPEMLDGRVKTLHPKVHGGILGIRDNADHQAKMQEHGIQPIDLVVVNLYPFRQTIQKPDVTMEDAIENIDIGGPAMIRSASKNHHDVAVVVDPKDYDLVAAMLDAHQGSLPYVVRYQLALTAFRHTAAYDKEIARFLWSRQPANPEVALGDTATNQPALPEEIELNLQKAMGLRYGENPHQRAALYKLAGSNEHGVATAEQLQGKELSYNNLLDTDAAWELVMEIHHLHLRDNRAKGAIDAENLPHTCAIIKHTNPCGVGVATSPLEAFQRAKSTDPVSAFGGIIAFSGIVDGETAREIAEMFAEVIIAPDFTAEAKQVLSAKKNLRILRMGENLRISTHLELRRISGGVLVQERDAELLDEEKFEIVTERKPTPAELRALRFAWAICKHVKSNAIVYSAEHQLVGVGAGQMSRVDSVKLGASKAQLPLAGTVLASDAFFPFRDGLDEAAKHGITAVIQPGGSVRDKEVIEAANDHGIAMVFAGMRHFKH; this is translated from the coding sequence TTGAAGAAGATCACGCGCGCGCTGATTAGCGTTTCGGACAAAACCGGCCTGGCCGAATTCGCCCAACAACTCGCCGCTTACAACGTCGAACTGGTTTCAACCGGAGGAACCGCCAAACTGTTGCGCGAATCCGGACTCAGTGTCCGCGACGTTTCTGACCTGACGGGCTTTCCGGAAATGCTGGATGGCCGCGTGAAAACACTGCATCCCAAAGTGCACGGCGGCATTCTGGGCATTCGCGACAACGCTGATCATCAAGCCAAGATGCAGGAACACGGCATTCAGCCGATTGATCTGGTCGTGGTGAACCTCTATCCGTTCCGCCAGACGATTCAAAAGCCGGACGTGACGATGGAGGACGCCATCGAAAACATAGACATTGGCGGCCCGGCGATGATTCGTTCCGCCTCCAAAAATCATCACGACGTAGCCGTTGTGGTTGATCCCAAGGATTACGATCTGGTCGCCGCAATGCTGGACGCGCATCAAGGCTCGCTGCCCTATGTTGTCCGCTACCAATTGGCGCTGACGGCGTTTCGCCATACGGCGGCGTACGACAAGGAAATCGCGCGCTTCCTGTGGTCGCGCCAACCGGCAAATCCGGAAGTTGCGCTTGGAGACACTGCGACAAATCAACCAGCCCTGCCGGAAGAGATTGAATTGAATCTTCAGAAGGCGATGGGATTGCGCTACGGAGAGAACCCGCATCAACGTGCGGCGTTGTATAAACTGGCCGGATCGAACGAACACGGCGTCGCGACTGCCGAGCAACTGCAAGGCAAAGAGCTTTCGTACAACAACTTGCTGGATACTGACGCAGCCTGGGAATTGGTGATGGAAATTCACCACCTGCATCTGCGTGACAACAGGGCCAAAGGCGCGATAGATGCCGAAAATCTGCCGCACACCTGCGCGATCATCAAACACACCAACCCCTGCGGGGTCGGCGTTGCGACTTCCCCGCTGGAAGCTTTTCAACGCGCCAAATCCACCGATCCGGTTTCGGCCTTCGGCGGCATCATCGCGTTTTCCGGCATTGTTGACGGAGAGACGGCCAGAGAAATCGCCGAGATGTTTGCCGAAGTCATCATCGCGCCAGATTTCACCGCCGAAGCGAAACAGGTTTTGTCGGCCAAGAAAAACCTTCGCATACTGCGGATGGGCGAAAACCTGCGCATCAGCACGCATTTGGAATTGCGCCGCATCAGCGGAGGCGTTTTGGTTCAGGAGCGCGACGCCGAATTGCTGGACGAAGAAAAGTTTGAAATCGTCACCGAGCGCAAACCGACTCCGGCCGAACTGCGTGCGTTGCGATTTGCCTGGGCAATCTGCAAACACGTGAAATCGAATGCGATTGTCTATTCGGCGGAGCATCAATTGGTCGGCGTTGGTGCAGGCCAGATGTCGCGCGTGGATTCGGTTAAGCTTGGCGCATCAAAAGCGCAATTGCCATTGGCTGGAACCGTGCTGGCGTCGGATGCTTTCTTCCCCTTCCGCGACGGATTGGACGAAGCCGCCAAACATGGCATCACGGCGGTGATTCAACCCGGAGGTTCCGTCCGCGACAAGGAAGTCATCGAGGCCGCTAACGATCATGGCATTGCAATGGTCTTCGCGGGAATGCGGCATTTTAAACACTGA